The following DNA comes from Verrucomicrobiales bacterium.
TCGCAGCCGCGATCGTACTGTTCTCGCTACAGATCGTTTATGGCTTCATCATGGGGTTTGCTCGCATCGGCTACGATGTGCTGCACGACTGGATCCCATTTAACACCGCCCGGGCCGTGCATACCAATCTCCTGGTTGTCTGGCTGCTGTGCGGGTTTATGGGCGCCGCCTACTACATCATCCCGGAGGAAGTCGAACGCGAGCTAGAATGGCCCAAGTTGGCCTGGTTGCAGTATTTCTCGCTGTTGATTGTCGGCGTGATCGCCGTGGGCTGTTACCACTTCAACATCTGGGAAGGCCGCAAATTCCTCGAA
Coding sequences within:
- a CDS encoding cbb3-type cytochrome c oxidase subunit I, whose amino-acid sequence is MKYQSQKIAYWFFAAAIVLFSLQIVYGFIMGFARIGYDVLHDWIPFNTARAVHTNLLVVWLLCGFMGAAYYIIPEEVERELEWPKLAWLQYFSLLIVGVIAVGCYHFNIWEGRKFLE